Genomic segment of Populus nigra chromosome 6, ddPopNigr1.1, whole genome shotgun sequence:
ATATTGACCTTGCTTAGTTTCAGACCTGAAACATCATGAACCATAACTCAGCACAGAGAATGACCTTATTGAAAGTGACAGTCATCAGAAATTAAGAGAAAGTCTATACTCACTTTTTAAGAATTGCTGAAACCACATTATCCTTGTCAGAAAGCAACATTGGAGAAGTCTGCATTTACACATTTCAAGCATCAGTAGATGTAACGAGAATACTATGAGATGGTAAACAGATGTTTGCACAGCATCTTGAAATTTTCTTCTACTTCAAACAAAGTTCTAGCAAACTATTTGAGGTTCAAGCTTAATCAATCCGATAGATAGTGGATTCATTCGGCTTGTATTCtttctcaaagctaaaaatggTAGTGTTGAGGCTTTggttaatacattttcaatcaCCCCGCCCCCGAGCACAACCCACCAAGCCACTAGAACACTCAAAAAAGGCAATAGAGAGGGGGGGATACATGGAATTTAAGTTGCACTGCCAACCAACCTTGTAGAAATTCAAAGTGCAAGTAACATTTAGCTGTGGAAGTAGATGAATGTATTGCACTTCACCCAACTCCAACTGTGTTAAGAGTGTGAGCATAACCTGTCAAAGTCAGAGCAACAATACAGCATTTCAGGAAATAAAATATACCAGATGAAATTCAGCAAGAGTGTGTGTGACTTCCTCCTGTTCGTGGTTTTGGGGCATTGAGAAAATGTAGTGTTTATCATTTAGCATTGTGCATAAAATTTAACAGGTGATACGGGTAATTCAGCCAAAGCAATGATTCTAACATGCCAGGAGCCTCAGACTGAAAATGTAGAAAATTAATGCAGCATTAGTAAATAGGCAGAACCTCTTCTTTCATATCAAATTTGCGAGATGAAGATTCTTTGattattgcatggattttcccCGGGTGCTTCATGTCAGTGGAAAATATTTCGAAGAGGAACTTGTTTACTGCATATTCATCTACTCCTTCACTGAGAACACAAGGTCACAGGTCAAGTCCAGATCTTGCACTTACAAAATAACAGCAACAGAATATACAGTTTATATGTGACCACCTGTGCATAAGACTTCGAAGCTTGAAATAGGTGGTATCATCAAAAAAGAGATGGCAATAGGACAATCTCCCATCTCGTCCAGCACGTCCAATCTcctataaaagtataaaatttatttcattgagTAAAATGTAACATAAGGAACATTTGTTCTAGCAACCAGTGTTGGAACCACCTGAACATACTCTTCCAAGCTTTCTGGCATACTATAATGAATTACCTGaaacaaatgcaataaaaaaattcacaaccTTTTCCATTATTACATGCCAAAGGAGATGCGTGTGTATGGTGATTGTAAATGTAGGTCCACCAAGAGCACCCAAACTTAAGTACAGAGCGATGTCAACATAATATCTGTAACTATGGTATCGGTAAAACTTCCATAGGAGATCGATTGCTACTAGCTGTGGCCAAAGCAAATGCAAGGATGGAAAAAGTCTTTGATACCATGTCACAAACTAGACAGCATAATCCCCGTTAGTGAAAACAGTTCCTTCTGTAAATCAAAAAACATCTTGTTTTCCTATGAAATCAGATTTTTGTATGAAGTAACAAGTCTAGAGCAAAAACCAAATGCAGGGAACACACAAATTAGAGTTCAAGCACCAAAGTGCTTCCCTATATGTCCATCATGGTTACTATTATTGGCAAATCAGCTTCATGGTTTGCTTCATAAATGCATCAATACTAGAAAAGGTAACACGAATGCAGGGAACACACAAATTAgagttcaagttttttttttccttacggCTCCAACATCCCTCTTGTCAAGACCCATGCCAAAAGCCACAGTTGCAACCACCTTCAAGTATAAATGCAAGTCAGTAATCATGAAAGTGACATTTACCATCAACCTGCCTATCAAtctatacatacatacatatatatatagcaagacAGAGAGTGACAGAGTGATTTTTCTTACCACTCTAATCTTGTTTGAACAAAACAGTTCTTGTATACGGCTGCGATCTTTTGAAGTGATAGAGCTATGGTAACTCTAAGTAGCCATTCAAAACCATCTTGTCAGACTTTATAGTTATCATCAGAGGCACAGTAACTTGAAGAAATCTATGTGATGCACAGCAGGCAAATAGAATACTAACCTTTGCTGAGATGTTGTTATCGCATAAGTATCTGCTTATTATATCAGTTTCAGACTGCAAATCAATAACCAATTATTAATCTTGTTAGTTATAACAGGAAGCTTTTAACACTGTATACCCAATATAATGGAAAATAACGTAGACACACATAAATGGAGAAAGTGAGTGAAATTGTATTAACTGGTTACAGAAACAACTCTATGCTCAcaacaatttcaattatattttattcctTTCACAGCAATGACTTCGGTGCATAGTAAGCTGATCAGGAAATTCTAAATAACCAGGGGAAGATCTCATCCACAAGTCAACAGCAGTGTAACAATGCATTTAAGCTGTCAAATTTTTTATCTTCACAAAGTATTAGAATGGAAACATAAAAAGTCTGAAATGCATATGGCTCATTACCTGAAATTTGCAGTATATAATGATGCTTTGAAGTTCTACGAAGGGAGGAGACTTAATTAATGTCAGCAAATCTTTCGTTCTGTTAAATTCAAGGTAATGGTGATAGGTGAGCTTTAAGAAATtgacttaaattaaaaaaaataaagaataaccaaaaagaaaaaaggtcattTGCACTTGCCTATTTCCACTTAAAGATACTGACAATTGCATATTATCCCTCAACTTGGCATTTTGAATGAGGTTGGTGGAAGGAATCTCTAGAGCAGACATGATAGCATTCAAAGTTGTTGTAGTAGCAGTTGCAGTCATTGCAAGAATGCATCCAATATTGAGCCTGGTGCAAAGTAAAGATGCACGGAGCCTCATATATGAAGGCCGGAAGTTGTGTGACCTGTTGACAAAATGCAACTTATTGGGTAAGCGTAGTACATAAGAGAAacccaaagaaaaaagaggtaACATCCCAACTCACCATTCAGAAATACAGTGAGCTTCATCTACCACAAGAAGTGAAATGGGAATAGGTGAGAGAATCGACAAGAATTCCGCATTTAAGAACCTCTCTGGTGAAACAAAAAGCACCTGATAGATAACCAAAGAACCACAGCCGTAGCAATGATGCAAGAGGTAAGAAACACTGAAACATGGAGCCAAATGCCATTCAAAATTAACCAAAGAAgcgaaatttaaaaataacacgagCATTAACCAACCAAAAAGAATACATAAATGCCAAAATATCAGTTGGTATTTAATAGCCGAACACTCAGATCgcaaaaacttaaaagaaaaaagaaatcaaaaaccGCATGCAAGGCTTTCATTGAACTCACCTTTATGCCCCCTTCTTGCAGCAACCTTAGTGTCTCACTAGCTTCTTGGGGTGTCTAGAGCAATTGACAAAACAATTAACATTAAACAACACAGttaaatttatacaagtaataagaacaaaaacagaAGAGAGCACAGAAAGTACCTGACTGCTGCACAAAAGGCCACCTTGAATCACAGGAGGCAGCTGTTTCAACTGATCAATCATCAATGCCACTAAAGGGCTCACCACAAGTGTAACTCCTGAGAAAACCATTGCTGGTATCTGATAACACAGTGATTTACCAGCACCAGTAGGCAAAACAAGCATAGTCGATTTTCCATCTAGCACCATCTTGATTGCCTCCAGCTGCCCTTCTCTAAATGAATCATATCCATACACCACGTTCAGCAACCTCGCTAAATTCTCATCCGATGCCTCATTTTGCACCTCCAAAACCGCCTCATCAATTAACTCACACCCCTTCTTCGGCTTCTGTTGCCCAATTTCCGTGACCAAACCTTCCTCGTCGCACACGCTCTCCATCTCCACATCACCTTCACCTTTCGATTTTCTCTTACTTCTCCTATAAAATCCCCTGCTGCTCGACGCATAactgcttttctttttcccttttcgGTTCACAAACTTCCTTCTACCGTGATTCAAATTTAGCTTCACAAAATTACCTTCACTGCATTTACGCAATTTCGCAGGTGGTAAGGGCGCATTAGCTCCTATTAAATTAGGATGCTTCT
This window contains:
- the LOC133696651 gene encoding ATP-dependent DNA helicase Q-like 5, giving the protein MESDSDSDGSHISSTPPRNPMPPPPLPPTLLSSHKSKIRLKSSSSSSKSQRKPPSEPAEPPPQPSLDDNSLNLPPLSTLPFQIRCSSNLHRPNLIETLPAGYFSKSTFFSKIQRPSLNFEPSESFTCPPVSADRAPPENKPNNFIKKHPNLIGANAPLPPAKLRKCSEGNFVKLNLNHGRRKFVNRKGKKKSSYASSSRGFYRRSKRKSKGEGDVEMESVCDEEGLVTEIGQQKPKKGCELIDEAVLEVQNEASDENLARLLNVVYGYDSFREGQLEAIKMVLDGKSTMLVLPTGAGKSLCYQIPAMVFSGVTLVVSPLVALMIDQLKQLPPVIQGGLLCSSQTPQEASETLRLLQEGGIKVLFVSPERFLNAEFLSILSPIPISLLVVDEAHCISEWSHNFRPSYMRLRASLLCTRLNIGCILAMTATATTTTLNAIMSALEIPSTNLIQNAKLRDNMQLSVSLSGNRTKDLLTLIKSPPFVELQSIIIYCKFQSETDIISRYLCDNNISAKSYHSSITSKDRSRIQELFCSNKIRVVVATVAFGMGLDKRDVGAVIHYSMPESLEEYVQEIGRAGRDGRLSYCHLFFDDTTYFKLRSLMHSEGVDEYAVNKFLFEIFSTDMKHPGKIHAIIKESSSRKFDMKEEVMLTLLTQLELGEVQYIHLLPQLNVTCTLNFYKTSPMLLSDKDNVVSAILKKSETKQGQYVFDIPTVANSIGVTTTELSNHLQSLKLKGEITYDVKDPAYCYSIVEVPRDFCSLSRHLTKWLLEVECFKVQKLDAMFNAAIFAVNDCEKMQGCHGTQHTPCLQRKILDYFKDDGRRDIPNKMGQSSPFLRADIKVFLQGHSQAKFTPRAIARIMHGIASPAYPSTTWSRTHFWGRYTQIDFQVVMEAAKVELMNFVGKDAL